The sequence ATCCAAACACTTTCTCTGGCAACAAACTTTGTATTTAGTGAAAGTATGGTGGATAAGATTCCAAACATCAGAAAGTTGGAAATATGCTACTCGTTTGTGACGTTTGGTCCGTCCCCCAAATTTTACAATGTCAGAGATCTGCATCGACtggagaaattgaaattggtgaCGCGTAGTTCATTTCAAATGTGTCCGACTTTTAATTTTCCTGGATCGCTGAAGAAGTTGGAATTAAGTGGATGGCGGCTTCCTTGGACAAATATGTTGGTTTTGGGCCAGTTGCCTTCTCTTCAAGTGTTGAAACTAAAGAACCATGCTTGCTATGGGGAACACTGGAAAACTATTGAGGGAGGATTTGTGAATCTGAGACTTTTGCATATTGATGAATCTAATCTGCAGAACTGGACAACTGAAAGTAGCCACTTCCCGAGGCTTCAGGGCCTAATGCTTCATCGTTGTCCATATTTGTCTGAGATCCCAGTTGATATTGGAAAAATTCCAACTCTTGAGCAGATTGAGATCGATGATCTTAACCCATCTCTTCTGTACTCGGCAACACAGATAAGAGAGAAACGGGATGCCCTTCAAGTTAGTTTGAAGCGTTTTTGATATGATCTTTCAAACTTGACTCTGTGCTTCATATCAGGTTAGAAAACTATAAAAGTAGATAGATTTTACACAATCTTTAGCAGCCATACTTTATGGAAATAAGATTAGTATGCTAATTGCATCTTCCTCTCTCTTTTGAACATTTCTCTGTTGGTATAATGTCAGTTGATTCTTGTagcttttttcttttatttttcagaTGCAGAGTATTGATGGATCTAGCCAACTTATCCGATATTCGACTGATGAAAGAGGCAGAGGTAAAGGTGAAATGGTTGGTGATGTTTGTTTAAGCATGAATAGTCGATAAGCTCCTACTTTTTACTTTGTATACAGCATTCAGATGAATGTTGTATACTGTTTTATCATGTATTTCTCAAAGTTGAATGTATGTGTGGATTGACATTATTGTTTACATTATTTTACTTTACAACCAATTTTCATTGTGGCAAAGTAGGCCTCTCAACAATCAATTCGAATCTTCTATTGCATTATAATGTGACATCTCTCATATCACATTTATAGATGTTTGACATGTTTGGGTTTATTTAAGGAAAATATATTCCCTAACATTGGGCAATCTTAAACCCTTAAGATTGCCTCATGTCAGTTCATCTATATATGCAATAGATAATGCCACACAAATTTGTGATTATGTTTGTCTTTCTTTCCCATCTTAATTCAATTAAAAGCTAGTGCTCTGCTTTTGATTGTAGATTTTACATAAGATCTTTAGTGCCAaaagttttaataaatgttaggtgAGTGTGTTATTAGTGGAAGAATGGGCCCACTTTTTTTAGTGAAAAAAGAGGTCCAAGAagtatctattttattttgatatatttggAGCAATAAAAAAGTTGCCTTAATAACTTTTTTGATATTTTGTTGCCTAATCTTCAAGTTGCCTTAATAACACAACATTTATTCTAGTTAATAATTCATACATCATTAATGtcctacataaaaataaaattttaaatacatTATTTCAATACACCTCCTTAATTTGAAATTTCTTTCGTCGCGTCAAGCAATTTTCTCAATCTtcgaaaattttcaaatttcaatgaCTTTGTGAAAATATCTGCGACTTGATCATGAGTCTTCACATAATTAAGTTTCACTTCTTTATTGGATACGAGATCTGAAATAAAATGATAGTTGTATGAATATATTTGCTTCTATCATGGAACAGTTAATTCTTGGCCAATGTTACGACGGACTTATTATCAATGTATATCCGTTGAACCTTCTTATGGCAAGTTGAGTTCTTGGAACAAATTTCTTAACCACATAGCATAACATATATACACAAGAGGTAGCTGCAATAAACTCCGCTTCACATGTTGACAGTCATAATATATTATTTCTTTGAATTCCAAGTAAACGgaattttctataaaaaaatatgaatccaAAAGTACTCTTTCGACTTTTAATATCACCGACTCAATCACTATTAGGGGTGGGAAAAATACTCGATATCTGAATATTCTATTCGAaccaaatcaaaatttaaaatttgattcTGAAAGATACTTCATTCAACCCTCTTCTACCTCTCAGATATATAGTCAATCATCAAAGTAGTTATAACTCGTGAAAAACCCAATAGCAAAGAGTTAGTCGTCGCCTTCAGCACATGCCTTACAATCACAAATAGAACCTACAAATCTGTCCCATGTGACCTAACAAGAAAAGAGAAACGAAAGAGTTGACACAACTTACAAACCAACCTGTCAAACCCGAAAACCAAATGACTAAATCTCTGATCAATAATTTGGAAATAGCTAGATCTCTACCATTCTCTTTGCCTTTCTTATCAGTCAAATATATGGTAATTAGCTAGCTCATCAACACTCTGCATCTGacaaaaaaagaataaagataGGAGAAGACCAACAAAACAGGCATGCTACCAACGAACAAATGTTTCCAAAGATGATTATAGCTAATGACCAAGTGTGTGCATTTCATGCTACTGATATTACTTATATAAAAATTACGGCTGCTATCCAAATAGAAGATATCAAATTATTCAACTTTTATAAATTCCTCACCTGATATGAAGTACAGAGTCGAATTTGAAAGAGTATATCAAGAACGCATCGTACGAACATGAAGGCCATCACCAAAATTCAATCGGTGTATCCTTCGAATCTTTCTGGCTGACTTGAAAAGAGATTTGTTACAATCATCGACCTCGATCAGTTCAAGCGTTGGAATGTGTCCAAGAGCAATTGGAATCTCAGGTAAATCTGGACAACGAAGAAGCATTAGGCACTTGAGCTGTGGGAAGTGGCGACTTTTAGCTATCCAATGCTGCAAATTTGATTCATCAATAAGCAAAAGCCTCAAATTAACAAAATCTCTCTTAGAAGTTTCCCACCATTTCCCGTTGCAAGCATACTTCCTTAGTTTCAACTCTTGAAGATTAGGCAACGAACCAACAATCTTCATATGACTCCAAGGAAACTTCCAGCCACTTAGTGTTAACTTCTTCAGTGAAAGAGGAAACTGAAAGGCAAGATTCAGACTCCCGCAAAATGAACTATGTCTCTCCAATTTCAGTTTCTCAAGTCGAAACAGGTTGCTGAACAGATTGCTAAGAAGCCTAAGATGATAGCCTTCACCAAACTTCTCTTCAGAGTAGCATATTCCCAACTTTCGAATGTTTGGAATCATTTCAACACATACAAAGTTCATTGCCAGCGAAAATGTTTGTAAGTTTGCTAGAGGAATAGCTTCTACTTCAGGGTGGGGTAAAGGATGAAATGAAAAGGCAATAAGATGTCTCAATTGGCTCAGCCTCCAAATCTCCACTGGTAAACGAACCTCAGATCTATAAATAATCAAAGTCTGAAGATTATGAAGCTGTGATATGGTTGGAGGAACTATACTAGAGGGAATGTTGACAGCAAGGTAAGTTAGATGAATCAGATCAAACACTTGACTCGGCTCCCAATCCCAGTAATCATTTCTACGTAGAACATGAAGAACCTTAAGCAAACTAAAATTCTCTAAAGAGCCTTTAGGTCTATACCCTTTACATGGGATGCATATAATAGAATGTGTGCATGAGGTATGCATAGAGTCCTTGAGATCTAGATCATACCAACTAACACTTATGCGCTTATAATTCGTCATGACCAGTGGAAGAAAATGCCTTCTAAGAATAGGACTTGGTAAGTAATCCAGAACAGGAAGAAGTAAGTTTTCTCGTCGGCTCTGTCTTATGCAAAAATCCCGCATGATATCATGGAGGCTGCAACTTCTGGTTTTGCAATCGGGCTTTATGCTAGTGACCAAAACCAGACCTCTATCGACAAGATCCTCCAAACAATCTTCTGCTTCATCTTCTAAGCATTTAGATCCATTTGGATGTAAAAAGCCTTCAGCTGCCCAAAGCTTGATCAGTTCTGAGACACGGATCTGGTGATCTTCAGGGAAACCTCCCATATATAAGAAACATGACTTTACATGATGAGGCAAGTGGATGTAACTCAAGGAAATTTTGGTGTCAAGTTGCCCATCATTCCCCTCCGCTATTTGCCTCCAAGCATCAACAGTTTGATCAACCTTAGATAGAAGTCCTGCCACCACTACGACATATAGAGGCAATCCTCTACATTGTGCTGCAATTTCTCTTCCAACACTTTTCAATATGTGAGGACAGCTTCCACCAAACACCCTTTTTTTTAGCAATTCCCAACTAGCTTTTGGACTCAAGGGACGCATCATATGAAAGGAATTAGAATGGTCAGCATATGCAGCCACATCTTGTAGCCTTGTGGTCAGAATGATCTTACTTCCATTATAGTCATCAGGAAATAGCTCTTTCATATCATCCCAAGCTTTCTTACTCCACACGTCGTCCACTACAATAAGATACCTTCTATATCTTAAGCAACTGTGAATTTCCTCCTCCCCAGAGATCTTGCTCTGTACACCTCTCCCTGCTTGTATTCCTTTCATCGAAGCAAGCAGATTTGAAACAATATTAGTTACACTGTAATCTTGTGATATTGTCAGCCAACCTCGAATTTCAAAATGCTCCATAATCAATTTATCACTATAAACAAGTTTAACAAGTGTAGTTTTACCAATCCCTCCCATTCCGACAATTGGGAGGACTTGTAGATTGTATGGAGGACGAGTAAGCAGTCTCTTTATTTTGGACAGATCTTGTTGAATACCAACCACGTCATATTTGCTTGTGAGTTCACGTCTTGATGATGAACCAAcagtagttgaagaatcactCAGTTGGTGTACGCAGTTGACTGGATGGTTACTCTTGATGCAGTCTACAGCTCCAGCAGTCAACTTTAATTTCTCTGCTATTTTCAACTGGTGCTCCCACTTAAAACTGGACACTCCGAGCGGGTTTTTTAGAGATAGAATACATTCGATAACATCTTCTGATGTATAAATTTGGCGTTTCAAACCGTTGTGTGTATATGGGAAGCTCTCGAGAAGCGATTTCACGTGAACGACCTGGTGGGCGAGTGATCTCATAAATTCTTGATTTACAAGAAGAGAAGTAGTAGTTGCAGGAAGAGGGTTGGTGCTGCTGCCCTTTTTCTCCTTCGCCTTGTTTACAAGGTCGACCACATCTTCCACCTCATAAACAACATCGCGAGTGCTCTGCACCAGCGTTTTGAAGACGTGGGGAGTGAGTATAAAATAACTACCACTTTTTCCATACAATTTTTATTGTAaatgatgtgtttattttaattgaaaatgagagagaaagtaTATTAAGGTGGGCTTTTTTTCACACTCATTGTCTCTCTAATGTtggataatactccctccgtcccataacaAGTGTCCTAATTTCCTTTTTGAGCTGTCCCATAACAAATGTCCTAGTTCTGAAAAAAGAAAGTGTGCTCCACCAACTTATACCTTTTTACCTTTAATCATCTCTACTCTAATTCTATTCCtctcacaaaataaaagtgGGTTCCACCActttccattaatttttattttttcacttttgggttaaggtgcagataggcccctgtAGTAtaggcccttatagcgtattgTTCCTCatagtcactgtgtgtgcaaataggccccCAAAGTTCGAAAAGTCATACATTTAAACCCTTCTGACCTAACACCGTCCAACTCCGTTAGTcaaactttttttctttctttttttttttaattcaaattgtGGGGCCCACCTTCCTTGAACTAGAATTAATATCtaaaatataacacaaataaaaaaattcattgaAATATTCATTGAACATTGCTATTGCTATGCAAATCGATGGTCTGGGAGCAAATCTGCTATGCAAAATTAAAGAAATCTGCTATTCATTATAAGCACAATTCGGTGCTACTGCTAATCTGCTATGCAAAATATTAATTGAACACGGCTAATCCAATTTGAAGTTAAAGAAATCATAAGAAGTCATACGTGTCTATGAGCATTGCAATAGAATTAGGGAGTGTTTGACTTTTAATATGAGCCTTTGGCAGAAATAAAATTAGGGCAGGTTGAGCCCATATCCCATATAGAAAGCCCATATTCAGGGATATTTTCGTGGGCATTTAACGGGTATTTTCGCGGATATTTTTCGCTGATAAACGGGTTTTGCGAGTacggatagtaagtatccaaactcgTACCTGCGAACTAATTGGATAGTGAATTTTAACTACGAAGCTATGTATGAATATCAAATGCCCCTCAAATCCGGACAAGGCGGATACCCGCGGATATCCATTACCCGAAGGTAAATTGCCACCCCTAATTTacacaaaaatatattagaattaacatacatttatttatatgaataaTACTCTCTCAGtctacaaaagaacttcctaggaagGAGCCACACTGGTTTTAAGAAAtaggttgttgagtgtattggcaGTGTTAAAAAAGGTTGTTGAGTGTGTTTAAAAATCGTCAAAATGTGTTTTAGTTACTATTGACAATGGTAAAAATCTAAAAAGTAAGGGTAAATGCGAGATTTATGTGGGTATATAGTCCAAATTAGATAAAAAGTTCTTTTATAGAcatcccaaaaataaaaaatatgaaattctttcttggacagaggaaaTATTAAACTTTTGTAAGTAAAATGGAAATTTGAAGATATTAACACATTAACCATTATGAATCCAAATacatttttaattgatttaattttttacaTTATTGTCAATTTCCAACCAATTAATTTTATACCATCGTGATAGATTAAGTGACGCAGATATCCAACTCCATCGTTCATTTACCTCAATATTAATTTGTGGTAGAATATTTAGTTCATgagcaaaatcaaaatttagagAAAATTTATGTGTTTAAGCATAATTACCCAAAATTAGTATTAGAGGGAATAGCATCTAACTCAAattgggaaaaaaaattaattacgataGCAAAGAGATAATTAAGGGTGACCTGATGATGGATAACGACGTCGCGAGCCTTCGTGTAATCCGAGTCCTTGAGAAAGGCTTTGAATTCGGGGACAGACTTCATCGCGTCCTCGATCTGGCTCATCTCCGTGATTAGCTCCAAGTGGCCCTCGATCTGGCTCGTCTCCGTGATTAGCTCTCCAAGATGTAAAGCACTTGCTCTATGAGGTTATTAAGCAGGAACTCAATTGCTGCATCgccatctctctcgctctcccTCTTGAGTACTAACTAGGGATTTTAATCCAAGTTTGAAACCGACGGAATGCTCTGAATAGATCGGAAAAAAGAGGGTGGTTAGAAGGGAAAATTTCTATTAGGGAAAGATCCGAGCTCGATTGGCTTGATAGGTTACGAAAAAGATTCGACCTgattggtgcgtcgttttacaccaaatatatccggcagtcagccggtatgcccacactgcgcagacagcagtaagcaaaatcgtctcccaaaggactggcgagaatttctctaattaaagtcTGCAAGTAACCCAAGAAATTTTGAgaataaaatatagaaaatactaaacttaaaattaaataaataaaatccaaataaaccaatttttccaatagctaaaagatgaataaaaattccaacaattaataaaagaattccagcaatcaattaagtccaccctagcttaattattccgatcatcgatgcaaaaataactttaaatcatgcaaacaaatcagttataaccaccgaagacgcttctgacgtgatcttatttctctttaattattcggtaaccaggaagacgcttcactaattactaccctaatcgactgacaaccgtaagagacgctctataggtttaatgagccgacagcattaatatctagagaaacccgattcaaaaccaataaactctgatgcaggattattgaattaagactgcttttcccttgaccctgatgtgtcaatttaccactaatcaaacctaaaccacaattacggatggccggttcaattggctatataattaattctaacccaataaatatttgcaactatctaatggattaaaacaattaatatcattaaacatggagaatcgcagatgcaagcataaaataaagtataagaacaattagatctcacagaataatttcgctagtgcttccttaatcgttgccggaataaacgaatttagctagaaaacataattaaataacacaagaaataaataaataaattgcaagggatgatgaaagaaaataaaaagaacttGAATTGCTCCAAAACTTGCGTCCAATCTGCTCTCTCAAGATTGGAGTGAATTATGATATGTCATGTCTGATATGAAAAACAAACTCactcctaatatatatatatagctaagaAAGTAAACCTAATAAGACTAAAATGGCGTGGGCCTTAACTAATTAAACAAAACTAAACACCTAAACTAATAAGAAAAACTAATCTAAACATAACTAAAGTTGGCGGACCAAACTAACAAAATAAAGTAACCAAAAGTGGCGCATGAAAGTCCACAAAATACCATCAAAATATGGCAGCCTTCATTGATTCATTTTAGTCAAACATGGCAGCCCATAATTCAAAATTCATCCGCCCTTCTTCTAGACAAAATTTGTCTTCAATAGTTGCAATTCAAACAGCAATTCAGGTTCTATTCTCCACAGCCTCAAGCTtcaaaattcttctcaaaatcaaatctttttctccaaaacctatcaaataccatcaaaatacatataAGATCATAATCATATCCTAAAGATGATATTTAATACAAATTAAACACGGAAAACATAGAaaaatcccccaaataaatgcgtataaatacgcccaatcactGATCGATTCAAAGAACTGACTTGGGTTTAATTGACTTAAGTTCAATTTACTTAAagttaaattgaaataaaagttaattatgTTAGCTTTCATTTTTGTCATAATTGAAGTTAACCCAGCAGCTTTCAAAATGATTGTTGATTTTCCACCTTTTCGTGTATATTATTTGATTCGTGTATTAAGAAAATATTTCTACTTCCAATGTATGCAGTTAATATTATCAATCATGTCTGAAAAACCGCGTCATTCTTTAACATAGAGtaatcttgttcattagatttTCTGAGATATGTACCACCGAAGCAAGAAATAATACCTTCTACAAAATGGACTTCTCTTGTCGCAAATGAACTCTTTCGTAAATATTTATCGACAGCATCGAAAGATGTCTCATGGCTTCGGTACACTTCCGCACTAATGAAATTAGGTGATCCTCCACAAAGTCGAGACTTTGTTGCAACCAAATCTTCATGTAAACCAACCATACAGTCAATCTTGCTGATGGGAGCAGGTCAAGATGGTGAGCCTACTgcagaacaagaagaagaagaagaagaagaagaagaagaaacaccAAGTTGCACTACATGTGCGTTGTTATTCTTCATGATCATCACCTCCCTTCTGATTGAATCTGTTTATTCTCTTATCTTTCTCATTTGGTGTTAAAACTTGGATTTGGAAGCTAAGGTTGTCCACCAATGTGATGCAACTTCCTCCAACATGAGAGACTCAATAAAACTTTCCGTTTCATATGCTAACTCCGGTATCTAATAAGTTTTTTGCCCCacccctttttctttttattttttgcccCGCCCTTTTTGAATTGCGTTGTATCAGAATTGGATTCTGCTTGATTGGATTCTATCGAGTGAATGCAATCAAAATGGGGTTTAGAAGCAgaaactattttaattttattatttgaacgAACCAACTAgttaggaaattgcactgacAACCTCGACTCTTGTCCTAGCTCCTTGGAGAGCTAGATTTACGACGGATCcaataaatacaaaaatccATTTTTCCCTATCTATGAACTAATAAAGAATGTCAAGGGGCATACTTGCATTCTCAAAGCAAAAAGAAGTCTCGATTTCGGAACCCTGAACAGACTGCCGGTGATAAGCCGGTGGAAGGTAAGGATGATGTCAAGTCATCATGCCCCTTATGCCCTGGGCGACACACGTGCTACAATGACCGGGGGCATTGGTCATGGGCTAAAAGACATTTTAGAAGCTCATAAAGGTCCATTTACAGGCCAGGGCCATAAAGGATCTCTGATACGCTCATCCAAAATGTTGACTTTCTGTGGAAAATCttcaagaaaataaatggtGCATAGACAAATCGAATTTACTGTTTTTTATCACGAGAAATGGGATATCTATCTTGATCTAAGATTATTTTTCAATAGTTCAGATAATGCCAACTAGCCAAGCACATATTTTTGCAATAAAGCGAGTGAAATttgtctacttttttttttttgataaatttacaatattaaataaaaaattaaatgaccGCGTCACaggggattcgaacccaagacctttggccttaagcattaaccccttaccgagTGGTGGGCCAAAAATGACAACGTCATCCACTCATTCTTCAAAAGGAACTTTTTTGGCCTTCAAGTCAAACCATTTATGGCTATCAATATTCGTTTCTCATGATGTGTTATTAATTTCACTATTCACATTCCAGttaaaaggaaaaacaaaaactaaatgTCATTGAATGAAAATAAGACGAAATAATATCGcaataaaatttagaaaaaccAATCATTAtagaactaaaaaaaaaattaaagagagAATAAACCCTGTTATCAAACAAGAAAACAGAATAAAAACTAACAATTAGTTAAATCATTATGATcagtacaaaaataaataataaagtgGTTttcgaaaaagaagaaagagaagggatGTAGCCAAACTGGGACATACCAGTTTTCTTTTTTGACTCGGTCTTATTTATCTTGAGatattttctattttgagtGTTCTCCTTTTTTGAGACATTTTTTCATTTGACAAAACACTAGtgtcttaattctcgtgctaaaaaaaagtttcaagataactaggacggagggagtatttcatttCATTCTAAATCAAGGTATGTTACagctttcttattttattatttcttctaAGAAACAACAAATTGCAATCACATACTAAGTCAATATTTTAAGTTCTATTTTCTGGGAAGGCTCCAAAcacaatttaaaatttgtaaatttGCTAACTCTATTTCATTTGGTTCAAACTCTACAACTTCTTGTGATTCGGGTATGCGTGCAAGACTGAGTACTCGTTGTTTTGCCTTCCATCTTATCTGTCTCCATCTTCTCGCAGATTTTCTTATCTCTGTAGATAAGTTCATTAAAAGAGTACTGAGGCATATAACgaacaaataatatttttgcaTATTCGCTCCAATGTCCAAGAATCCATTTTAGATATAGAATCAAACACGCTCTAAAACTCTCCATAATCACGTACCAAAAACGTGAACTTTTGGATTTTTCTTTAGGTCAATTCATGAACTTTGGCTTGATTTTGGCTTTAGACATGATTCACATATAATCTCAAGAATGATGCCACTTTTTATTTGTAGAAAATGCAGacccaaaaaaaattaccacTTAAAATATGACCGCGTGAATTTCTTCCCACGCTGTCCTAGTTTCTCAATGAAATTTCCCAACACTTTCATAAAGCACGTCTGAAACCAAAATTAAGTCAGAGTTGGTGACGCTTTTGCAGTTaaccattatttttttttcttttgtagtATTTTGATAAACAGTCAAATTTGCCTTCATTGAAATATACATTCATTTGTTATGTAATTTCCGTGACTAAACAAAACATCCTACGAAGTGAAGTAAAGTACTAACCTGACACATGAATTTTATGTTCATTTCACCTTAGACTTTGTAGGTAGCTAGGGCAAAAAAAGGATGTCTGCTTAAGGcttcaaattcaaataaaaaagcAATCAACAGTGAAATCCAACTGAACCTTTATGATCTGCTATATAGAGGGAGGATCCTGTGAGAACCATATCTTTTTATATATGCATGAACAAACGACAATAATACATGAACATCTTTGTTCatgcattttatatatatggaCAAATACATGATGAACAACGATGTACATGTACGaaccatgaacaaatacatataatacatgaacaaaaacacatgaacaacgatgttcatgaCTTACTGTCTTTTggtcatgtattttatgtatttgttcataaATGAAAACACATGAACAAAGATATTCATGTATTAAGCCATGAACATCGTTGTATGCATAGTCCATTACATCAGTGCATTCATCAAACTGCAAGAAAGAAGAACAAGTTCAGTAAGTACATTCTTCACATACCACAGACTAATACCCCCTTTTGTGGTTGTATCATTTAAAGTCTAAACCAACTGAAAAGCAACAATAATTTATTTGAGGATAGTTTGAAAAAGCATGGCTGCTAAAAATGATGTCAAATTGTtcaacttttatatatatattatttacccAACATGAAGCATGGAGTCAAGTTTAAAAGAGCATATCAAAAATGCTTCAGACGAACTTGTAGGCCTTAATTTCAAAACAAGCCTTCTTTATCAGTCAAATATCTGGTCAGCTAGCTCGTCGCAACTCTGCATCtgataaaagaaaagaataaagaTAGGAGAAGACCAACAAAACCAGCATGCTACCAACTAACAAATATTCATTCAACATTTCTAAAATCCTCTCTGATATGAAGCGCCGAGTCAAATTTGAAAGAGTATATCAAAAACGCTTCGTACGAACATGAAGGTCATTATACTTAAAATTCCATCGATATTTCTCTTCTATCTTTCTCACCGAGTTGAAAAGAGATTGGTTACGGTCGACCTCAATCAGTTCAAGCGTTGAAATGTATCCAAGAGCAACTAGAATCTCAGACAAATCTGGGCAACGAAGAAGCATTAGGCACTTGAGCCGTGGGAAGCGTCTACTTTTAGCTGTCCAATGCTGCAAATTTGATTCATCAATAAGAAAAAGTCTCAGATTAACAAATTCTCCCTCGGTAGATTCCCAACGTTCTCCATCGCAAGCATACTTCCTTAGTTTCAACACTTGAAGATTAAGCAACGAACCAACAATCTTCGTATCTCTCCAAGGAACCTTCCAGCCACTTTGTTATTTGATGACTACATAGATGAAGGACTTGGGAGCAAATATGAGAAGTGCAAGGAGTTAACTGAAAAGAAAGCAAGGAAGAAGAATTCTGTTACAACAGAATTCTGTTCAACCGAGCCAACTTCAGCTTTTCTTCTCGTTCAAGTTTCTCATTAGTTTTCTCTCAATTCTTGTATATATATTCTCTGAAGATAAGAGAATAGGTTTAAGAGTTTTCTCAGCTGAATAGAGGTCAAGAAGTGTATATGCAGTAGCTTTGAAGTTAGCTTGTTAGGCTGTGTTTTTTCTTGGTCTTGTTGCTGAGTGTGGAGTTTGTAATCTCTTCTTCTTGTTCATAGTGGAAATTCTTGGTTGTGtgtccgtggacgtagatctatacagatcgaaccacgtaattccTGAGTCTCTTTACATTTCTGTTTTTCCCATAACTTTACAAATTCGAGTGAGTTTTGTA comes from Salvia miltiorrhiza cultivar Shanhuang (shh) chromosome 3, IMPLAD_Smil_shh, whole genome shotgun sequence and encodes:
- the LOC131016820 gene encoding putative late blight resistance protein homolog R1A-3, translated to MSQIEDAMKSVPEFKAFLKDSDYTKARDVVIHHQSTRDVVYEVEDVVDLVNKAKEKKGSSTNPLPATTTSLLVNQEFMRSLAHQVVHVKSLLESFPYTHNGLKRQIYTSEDVIECILSLKNPLGVSSFKWEHQLKIAEKLKLTAGAVDCIKSNHPVNCVHQLSDSSTTVGSSSRRELTSKYDVVGIQQDLSKIKRLLTRPPYNLQVLPIVGMGGIGKTTLVKLVYSDKLIMEHFEIRGWLTISQDYSVTNIVSNLLASMKGIQAGRGVQSKISGEEEIHSCLRYRRYLIVVDDVWSKKAWDDMKELFPDDYNGSKIILTTRLQDVAAYADHSNSFHMMRPLSPKASWELLKKRVFGGSCPHILKSVGREIAAQCRGLPLYVVVVAGLLSKVDQTVDAWRQIAEGNDGQLDTKISLSYIHLPHHVKSCFLYMGGFPEDHQIRVSELIKLWAAEGFLHPNGSKCLEDEAEDCLEDLVDRGLVLVTSIKPDCKTRSCSLHDIMRDFCIRQSRRENLLLPVLDYLPSPILRRHFLPLVMTNYKRISVSWYDLDLKDSMHTSCTHSIICIPCKGYRPKGSLENFSLLKVLHVLRRNDYWDWEPSQVFDLIHLTYLAVNIPSSIVPPTISQLHNLQTLIIYRSEVRLPVEIWRLSQLRHLIAFSFHPLPHPEVEAIPLANLQTFSLAMNFVCVEMIPNIRKLGICYSEEKFGEGYHLRLLSNLFSNLFRLEKLKLERHSSFCGSLNLAFQFPLSLKKLTLSGWKFPWSHMKIVGSLPNLQELKLRKYACNGKWWETSKRDFVNLRLLLIDESNLQHWIAKSRHFPQLKCLMLLRCPDLPEIPIALGHIPTLELIEVDDCNKSLFKSARKIRRIHRLNFGDGLHVRTMRS